The window CGACGCGCACGGATTTCGTGCGGTGATTGACGAGCTCGGGGATGCTTTCGCTGGGCGGTTCGATGCGGTCGCTGGTGTCGAGGCTCGCGGTTTCATGCTCGCCTCCGCCGTCGCTTACCGCGCCGGCGTCGGCGTTATCGCCGTGCGCAAGGCGGGCAAGCTCCCCGGTCGCGTTATCACCGAGCACTACTCGCTTGAATATGGGGAGGCCGCTCTCGAGGTCGAACCCGACCATATCGCCGGTGGTCAGCGCGTTCTCATTCTCGACGACGTGCTCGCAACGGGCGGCAGCGTCGCAGCCACGACTACGCTGCTGCAGCGTGCGGGCTGCACGGTTACGGGTGCCGGTGTCGTGCTCGAGCTCAATGGCTTCGGCGGGCGCACGCGACTTGCGGAACTCGACCTGCACGCGATCGTCACGCTCTAGCGAGCGCTTCGAGCTCAGCTAACGCCGGGGAGGCTGCGGTTCTCCCTGCACGAGGCTAATCAGGCGGCGCCAGTCGTCGGTGAGATGTTCCTCTGGCAGCACGGCTCGTCGCTGGTTGCAGGTGACGTTGTAGACGAAACGGTCCGGCTGCGGGGCGCTGGCGGGAGAATCCCAGGGCAGGGAGTCGACGAGCTTGCGCCATTGGGCGGCATCAGGCAGGTCATCGATGTCGACGGTCCAGGTGCGGGTAATTCCGGCAAAACCGCCGTGGCGCGTCACCGTCACCTTCATCGTCACCCTCCTGATTCGTCGCGTCAGAGCACCCCCACACTCTGCCATGCAGACTCGACCGCCACCTGTTCGCGTGAACCGCTGCCGAATCGCGCAGCGGCCGCTGTGACGGTCGAGGTGGCGAAGCGAGTGAACGTCGCCGTCTTAGGCAGCCCGCTCGTGAGGGCGTCGAACCAGATGACTCCTGCACGCTCCCAGGAGAACCCGCCGAGATCGCGTGAGAGCAGGGCGAACGCGCGGTTGGGGATGCCTGAGTTCAGGTGAACTCCGCCGTTGTCGGCGTCCGTTACGACAAAGTCAGTCATGTGCGCTGGCTGGGGATCTTTGCCGATCACGTCGTCGTCATAGGCCGTTCCCGGGTTGAGCATGTTGCGCAGCCCCTCGCCCTGGACGAGGTCGGTAAAGAGCTCGGCGCCGATGATCCAGCTGGCTTCGTCGGCGGTGTGGCGCAGGGTGTGCTGTTCGACCATGGCGCCGATGGCATCCGCAATTGACTCGGCGAGCGCCCCCGATTGCCCCTGATACGCGAGTCCCGCTGTTGTCTCGATCACGCCGTGGGCGAGTTCGTGACCGATAACGCTGAGGGAGGCAGTGAACCGCCCGAAGACCTCCCCGTCGCCGTCGCCGAACACCATGCGGCTTCCGTCCCAGAATGCA is drawn from Salinibacterium hongtaonis and contains these coding sequences:
- a CDS encoding adenine phosphoribosyltransferase: MSLLASVPDFPEPGVLFRDLTPVLADAHGFRAVIDELGDAFAGRFDAVAGVEARGFMLASAVAYRAGVGVIAVRKAGKLPGRVITEHYSLEYGEAALEVEPDHIAGGQRVLILDDVLATGGSVAATTTLLQRAGCTVTGAGVVLELNGFGGRTRLAELDLHAIVTL
- a CDS encoding protealysin inhibitor emfourin → MKVTVTRHGGFAGITRTWTVDIDDLPDAAQWRKLVDSLPWDSPASAPQPDRFVYNVTCNQRRAVLPEEHLTDDWRRLISLVQGEPQPPRR
- a CDS encoding M4 family metallopeptidase → MPATSAPRSPVPMFVVPPYLLAHLASAEDPRFEAAATAARHALETDPGIRQGRLSQHPSAVAPELEHPTAATQSEPYRRIFDAKNSTELPGVLVRSDGGDTAPGDIAVTEAWDGLGATHTLLLSAVGWASVDGNNARLDATVHYGNRYDNAFWDGSRMVFGDGDGEVFGRFTASLSVIGHELAHGVIETTAGLAYQGQSGALAESIADAIGAMVEQHTLRHTADEASWIIGAELFTDLVQGEGLRNMLNPGTAYDDDVIGKDPQPAHMTDFVVTDADNGGVHLNSGIPNRAFALLSRDLGGFSWERAGVIWFDALTSGLPKTATFTRFATSTVTAAAARFGSGSREQVAVESAWQSVGVL